A portion of the Algisphaera agarilytica genome contains these proteins:
- a CDS encoding YpsA SLOG family protein: protein MKLYKIVSGGQDGVDQLALKAASEAGFKIGGYIAENDQDFIKSLDNPNYQPIPVSKATADKVDDATVSHYYPEINESDLKNRIARTGLNVLNADATLILISKDAPLEGGTRATADFCEIHNRPLFIARLPDTKCGAEPSYLDQAKDIKEWLNDLNVGVLNIAGPRKKNNDGDVDYFIEQFLQYLFQEASNEPRTLIDQLAEKYQPFNEVSAETLSDSLDQVYAARAAFISTANQTLGLVLAACTALGFALTGVATAKAITVLVVVNLAGIGIVAMIFKSTTWVKQKLRAGYDLYTSACLHSAVLHRKARVKPSHLWLELSEEYAMTPATFKPRQTHAGFDDYYIAELTGPKKGRIAKKQKEFNAVWRARGRNLYILYFSAFGFLKTYALLVILSGFFYLSILGLPHLVYLFKLMNAPYSH, encoded by the coding sequence ATGAAACTCTACAAAATCGTCAGCGGCGGCCAGGACGGTGTGGACCAACTCGCACTCAAGGCGGCGAGTGAAGCCGGGTTCAAGATCGGCGGATACATCGCCGAAAACGACCAGGATTTCATCAAATCTCTGGACAACCCAAACTATCAGCCGATACCGGTGAGTAAGGCGACCGCCGACAAAGTTGATGACGCGACGGTGTCACATTACTACCCGGAAATAAATGAATCTGATCTGAAAAATCGCATCGCGCGAACTGGCCTAAACGTACTCAACGCCGACGCCACGCTTATTTTGATCAGCAAAGACGCCCCACTTGAAGGCGGCACCCGCGCCACCGCCGATTTCTGTGAAATACACAATCGGCCTCTATTCATCGCCAGGCTGCCCGACACCAAATGCGGCGCCGAACCTTCATATCTCGATCAAGCCAAAGACATAAAGGAATGGCTAAATGATCTGAATGTAGGCGTGCTCAACATCGCGGGGCCACGCAAAAAAAATAATGACGGGGATGTGGATTACTTCATTGAACAGTTCCTCCAGTATCTCTTCCAAGAGGCCAGCAATGAACCAAGAACGCTTATCGATCAGCTCGCTGAAAAATACCAGCCGTTTAATGAGGTAAGTGCAGAAACCCTTAGTGACTCTCTGGACCAAGTCTACGCCGCTCGTGCAGCTTTCATTTCTACCGCAAACCAAACCTTGGGCCTAGTTTTGGCTGCGTGCACGGCCTTGGGTTTTGCGCTCACCGGGGTTGCCACCGCCAAAGCTATCACCGTCTTAGTAGTCGTCAATCTTGCCGGAATCGGCATCGTTGCCATGATTTTCAAGAGCACCACCTGGGTGAAACAAAAGCTACGTGCGGGCTACGACCTGTACACCTCCGCGTGTCTTCATTCCGCAGTGCTCCACCGCAAAGCCCGAGTAAAACCAAGCCACCTTTGGCTCGAACTCAGCGAAGAATACGCCATGACCCCTGCGACATTCAAACCGCGCCAAACCCATGCAGGTTTTGACGACTATTACATCGCCGAACTTACCGGCCCCAAAAAAGGACGCATCGCAAAAAAGCAAAAAGAATTTAACGCGGTATGGCGAGCCCGTGGACGAAATCTGTACATACTCTACTTCAGTGCTTTTGGCTTCCTGAAGACCTACGCCTTACTGGTCATTCTTTCTGGCTTCTTCTATTTGTCTATCCTTGGCTTGCCGCATTTGGTCTACTTGTTCAAGTTAATGAATGCTCCCTATAGCCATTAG
- a CDS encoding phospholipase D family protein, with protein MIARDGDLTFSPADLEADAPVRGEVELIADSDHLPRVVQQGMLAAKVSLDIATADFKAMLVPDPANPRSRNAPSIVDHLVRLAKRGVEVRVLHAGVPSGPALQQLKKAFAKKKPVGGLTIRRCPRLHAKAVVVDAGWLYLGSANLTGAGLGAKGATRRNFEWGVVSESANLVDAVMGKFNTLWEGGHCEGCGRRDVCPVPLEEPEL; from the coding sequence ATGATCGCTCGCGACGGTGACCTGACGTTTTCCCCGGCCGACCTGGAGGCCGATGCGCCCGTGCGCGGCGAGGTCGAACTGATCGCCGACAGCGACCACCTGCCCCGCGTGGTCCAGCAGGGGATGCTCGCCGCCAAGGTCAGCCTGGACATCGCCACGGCCGACTTCAAGGCCATGCTCGTGCCCGACCCCGCCAACCCGCGGTCGCGCAACGCCCCGTCGATCGTCGACCACCTGGTCCGCCTGGCGAAACGCGGCGTGGAGGTGCGCGTGCTGCACGCCGGCGTGCCCAGCGGCCCGGCCCTGCAGCAGCTCAAGAAGGCGTTTGCGAAAAAGAAACCCGTGGGTGGGCTGACCATCCGGCGCTGCCCCCGGCTGCACGCCAAGGCGGTGGTCGTCGATGCCGGCTGGCTGTACCTCGGCTCGGCCAACCTGACCGGCGCGGGCCTCGGAGCCAAGGGCGCGACCCGCCGCAACTTCGAGTGGGGCGTGGTCAGCGAGTCGGCGAACCTCGTCGACGCGGTGATGGGCAAGTTCAACACGCTCTGGGAGGGCGGCCACTGCGAGGGCTGCGGCCGACGCGACGTCTGCCCCGTGCCCCTGGAAGAGCCCGAGCTGTGA
- a CDS encoding DUF4174 domain-containing protein has translation MDEFAWSHRPLLVFATSVEEPALLEQRELLAAHREGLNERDMVVIELVGDDLTVDGQPRTADTHALRKRYGVPTSRAFAVLLVGKDTGVKLRSDRPVTAEGVFGLIDSMPMRRQEMREASE, from the coding sequence ATGGACGAATTCGCCTGGTCCCACCGCCCGCTTCTAGTTTTCGCGACATCGGTGGAGGAGCCCGCGCTGCTCGAACAACGCGAGCTACTCGCTGCGCATCGTGAGGGCTTGAACGAGCGCGACATGGTGGTGATCGAGTTGGTCGGCGATGACCTAACGGTCGATGGACAGCCCCGCACAGCAGACACCCATGCGTTAAGAAAACGTTATGGCGTCCCGACTTCTCGGGCATTTGCGGTCCTGCTCGTGGGCAAGGACACGGGCGTAAAACTCCGGAGCGATCGTCCCGTCACGGCGGAGGGAGTGTTCGGGCTGATCGATTCCATGCCGATGCGGCGTCAGGAAATGCGAGAAGCGTCGGAATAA
- a CDS encoding PAS domain-containing sensor histidine kinase: protein MSVAHPPSPKHTANAEPRRDAETAVPGKNSGHRAIRVYTYCALALACVGMLVLSGVELKLHLELSHKQEQVQEMVTGLGQVQELIHAERMLNESLRGLPRTEQPLDDQEPYRLFQALQSELDIKQEAFALPAIHFREIALQFTDAQAEAAEHRDRALELISMKGQMNPTLRKAVSPTLAEEFAALDQIEDQMGLYALRASQEVSDIVQELQLQSDGVRGWIWTLSILMISLLIIGGAALNVVLSRIFHDIRRSQEETQRQHLELESTHQQETELRKSLDRERAMLETVLATVPLGVFWKDRDSVILGYNRAHIAMFGLDHPDQLIGTGGPDDHESFSEQQLDDFRRDDLRVMNSGLPLLGLEEDIVRADGTTVSVITNKVPMRDAEGQVIGVLGACMDITERKQLEQQLAHAQKMESIGQLAAGVAHEINTPTQFVSENMRFLGEAIEKFQKLIDQYEATLAVDLSVPDREQKQDELRQLKEDLGYGFIYDEAPKAVHESLEGLERICNIVTAMHEYSHPGDCSAHDFDLNRVVSTSATVCRNRWKFFAEIDYDLAADLPPVHGHAGAIGQVLINLIVNAADALEIHQPPQADGQPTGRIRLTTRQTPEWFEIVVSDNGPGIPEEMRSRVFDPFFTTKDIGRGSGQGLSITHNVIVNEHQGEIHLHNNPDGGASFTLRLPVAPPQEVTGDAA, encoded by the coding sequence ATGTCTGTAGCCCACCCCCCCAGCCCGAAACACACGGCCAACGCCGAGCCCCGGCGCGACGCGGAGACTGCCGTGCCCGGGAAAAATTCGGGCCACCGGGCGATCCGGGTCTACACCTACTGCGCGTTGGCGCTGGCCTGCGTGGGGATGCTGGTGCTCAGCGGGGTCGAACTCAAGCTCCACCTGGAACTCAGCCATAAGCAGGAGCAGGTGCAGGAGATGGTCACGGGCCTCGGCCAGGTTCAGGAGTTGATCCACGCCGAGCGCATGCTGAATGAGTCGCTGCGTGGATTGCCTCGAACCGAGCAGCCGCTTGACGACCAGGAACCCTACCGCCTGTTCCAAGCTTTGCAGAGCGAGTTGGACATCAAGCAGGAGGCGTTCGCTCTTCCCGCTATCCATTTCCGAGAGATCGCGCTGCAGTTCACCGACGCGCAGGCGGAGGCGGCCGAGCACCGGGACCGGGCGTTGGAACTCATCTCGATGAAGGGCCAAATGAATCCGACGCTGCGGAAGGCGGTGTCGCCGACGTTGGCCGAAGAGTTCGCCGCGCTGGACCAGATCGAAGACCAGATGGGTCTCTACGCCCTGCGTGCCTCGCAAGAAGTCAGCGACATCGTTCAGGAGCTCCAGCTCCAGTCCGACGGGGTGCGCGGCTGGATCTGGACGTTGTCGATCCTCATGATCAGCCTGCTCATCATCGGCGGCGCGGCGCTCAACGTCGTGCTCAGCCGGATCTTCCACGACATCCGACGGTCGCAGGAAGAAACCCAGCGCCAACACCTCGAACTCGAATCCACCCACCAGCAGGAAACCGAACTCCGCAAATCGCTCGACCGCGAACGGGCCATGCTCGAAACCGTGCTGGCGACCGTGCCCCTGGGCGTGTTCTGGAAGGACCGCGACAGCGTCATCCTCGGGTACAACCGGGCGCACATCGCCATGTTCGGCCTCGACCACCCCGACCAGCTCATCGGCACCGGCGGGCCCGACGACCACGAGTCCTTCTCCGAGCAGCAGCTCGACGACTTCCGGCGAGACGACCTGCGGGTCATGAACTCCGGCCTGCCGCTGCTGGGTCTGGAGGAAGACATCGTCCGGGCCGACGGCACCACCGTCTCGGTGATCACCAACAAGGTGCCCATGCGTGACGCCGAGGGCCAGGTCATCGGCGTGTTGGGTGCCTGCATGGACATCACCGAACGCAAGCAACTCGAACAGCAGCTGGCCCACGCCCAGAAGATGGAGTCCATCGGCCAACTCGCCGCGGGCGTCGCCCACGAGATCAACACCCCCACGCAGTTCGTCTCGGAAAACATGCGCTTCCTGGGGGAAGCGATCGAGAAGTTCCAGAAGTTGATCGATCAATACGAAGCCACCCTGGCGGTGGACCTCTCGGTGCCCGACCGCGAGCAGAAGCAGGACGAGCTCCGCCAGCTCAAAGAAGACCTGGGGTACGGCTTCATCTACGACGAAGCGCCCAAAGCGGTGCACGAATCACTCGAAGGCCTCGAGCGCATCTGCAACATCGTCACCGCGATGCACGAGTATTCCCACCCCGGCGACTGCTCCGCGCACGACTTCGACCTCAACCGCGTCGTCAGTACCTCGGCCACGGTCTGCCGCAACCGCTGGAAGTTCTTCGCCGAGATCGACTACGACCTCGCCGCGGACCTGCCCCCGGTCCACGGCCACGCCGGAGCCATCGGCCAGGTCCTGATCAACCTGATCGTGAACGCCGCCGACGCCCTGGAAATCCACCAACCCCCGCAGGCCGACGGCCAACCCACCGGGCGTATCCGCCTCACCACCCGCCAGACCCCCGAGTGGTTCGAGATCGTCGTCAGTGACAACGGCCCCGGCATCCCCGAGGAGATGCGGTCCCGCGTGTTTGACCCATTCTTCACCACCAAAGACATCGGGCGGGGCTCGGGGCAGGGCTTGTCGATCACCCACAACGTGATCGTGAATGAACACCAGGGTGAGATCCACCTGCACAACAACCCCGACGGCGGAGCGTCCTTCACGCTCCGGCTGCCGGTCGCGCCGCCTCAGGAGGTAACCGGCGACGCCGCGTAA
- the nadA gene encoding quinolinate synthase NadA produces MQLWQPAIPDRYTRMSEDQLAEAIRARKAELGSDLVILGHHYQQDGVIEFADFTGDSFKLSQLAAEQVSKVGAKYVVFCGVHFMAETADILTDDGVAVILPDLGAGCSMADMADYDQTVEAWEAIHETLGQPVPKLDETTGKVRVIPVCYMNSSAAIKAFCGAHGGAVCTSSNCDKIFDWALAGGETPLGEGESVKILFLPDQHLGRNTGAAAGFDPATQMCVWDPRDADGLGGCTEDQLRDSTFILWKGHCSVHKLFRPEHIDQLRAEWPDVTVIAHPECAYEVCQKADLTGSTEGIIQAIENAEPGSRWAIATEVHLVNRLCNAAAERGVTARILSECQCLCTTMYRIDLPHLLWILDHLAEGKVLNQISVHPEAQRQAMLSLNRMLKITAAKPIDAGAPEQDAPLID; encoded by the coding sequence ATGCAGCTTTGGCAGCCCGCAATCCCCGACCGCTACACCCGTATGAGCGAGGACCAGCTCGCCGAGGCGATCCGCGCCCGCAAGGCCGAGCTCGGGTCGGACCTGGTCATCCTGGGCCACCACTACCAGCAGGACGGCGTCATCGAGTTCGCCGACTTCACCGGCGACAGCTTCAAGCTCAGCCAGCTCGCCGCCGAGCAGGTCAGCAAGGTGGGGGCGAAATACGTGGTCTTCTGCGGCGTCCACTTCATGGCCGAGACCGCCGACATCCTCACCGACGACGGCGTGGCGGTGATCCTGCCGGACCTGGGCGCGGGCTGCAGCATGGCCGACATGGCCGACTACGACCAGACCGTCGAGGCCTGGGAAGCGATCCACGAAACGCTCGGCCAACCCGTGCCCAAGCTCGACGAGACCACCGGCAAGGTCCGCGTGATCCCGGTCTGCTACATGAACTCCAGCGCCGCCATCAAAGCCTTCTGCGGCGCCCACGGCGGGGCGGTGTGCACCAGCTCCAACTGCGACAAGATCTTCGACTGGGCCCTGGCCGGCGGCGAGACCCCGCTGGGCGAAGGCGAGTCCGTGAAGATCCTCTTCCTGCCCGACCAGCACCTGGGCCGCAACACCGGCGCCGCGGCGGGCTTCGACCCCGCGACGCAGATGTGCGTCTGGGACCCGCGCGATGCCGATGGGCTCGGCGGCTGCACCGAAGATCAGCTGCGCGACAGCACGTTCATCCTGTGGAAGGGCCACTGCTCGGTCCACAAACTGTTCCGCCCCGAACACATCGATCAACTCCGCGCCGAGTGGCCGGACGTCACCGTGATCGCCCACCCCGAGTGTGCGTACGAGGTCTGCCAGAAGGCGGACCTGACCGGCAGCACCGAGGGCATCATCCAAGCGATCGAGAATGCCGAGCCCGGCAGCCGTTGGGCGATCGCCACCGAAGTCCACCTGGTCAATCGGCTGTGCAACGCCGCGGCCGAGCGCGGCGTGACCGCCCGCATCCTCAGCGAGTGCCAGTGCCTCTGCACTACGATGTACCGTATCGACCTGCCGCACCTGCTGTGGATCCTCGACCACCTCGCCGAGGGCAAAGTCCTTAACCAGATCAGCGTCCACCCCGAGGCGCAGCGTCAGGCGATGCTCTCGCTCAACCGCATGCTCAAGATCACCGCCGCAAAGCCGATCGACGCGGGAGCGCCCGAGCAGGACGCCCCGCTCATCGATTAA
- a CDS encoding sigma-70 family RNA polymerase sigma factor, giving the protein MPSLAPQPPASDHASAGDRHLKSAPSTVTITHAPEAMIKSAPSAKRAKRALRPEERATLERLLTEKYEYVDHEAFDLPDAKAYKQLFLDPEPVPVPDVSWYHGLMGPTTSAADDTASLTKKAAGNTGSVLLTAAQERVLFSQYNYCRLRVCRLRDRLLGVRPDGSKSRAKPLTEYGRRKAQREMLDWYVRADALRTQIADTNLALVLAMAKRTRMHPGDFPDLISEGNMALLRAADKFDVSRGFKFSTYACRAILKAFSRQGIKFTKYRGMFPVEYDPSFERSNYQAEKNAAHEDDCADEVRQIVVDNRADLSDVERTVVAARFNVKPNQPRRRRSRKAAVEAPKFTKTKVDPTQRSEDYQLPDVLRDRGPDEKPLTLEQVGKLIGVTKERVRQIQNKALEKIRETLEDEYLK; this is encoded by the coding sequence ATGCCCAGCCTCGCCCCGCAACCTCCCGCCTCCGACCACGCCTCGGCTGGGGACCGTCACCTCAAGTCGGCCCCCAGCACGGTCACCATCACCCACGCCCCCGAGGCGATGATCAAATCGGCCCCCTCCGCCAAGCGGGCCAAGCGTGCCCTGCGCCCCGAAGAGCGTGCCACCCTCGAGCGGCTGCTCACCGAGAAGTACGAGTACGTCGACCACGAAGCGTTCGACCTGCCTGATGCCAAGGCGTACAAGCAGCTGTTCCTCGACCCCGAGCCCGTGCCCGTGCCGGACGTGTCGTGGTACCACGGCCTGATGGGCCCCACGACCTCGGCCGCCGACGACACCGCCAGCCTCACCAAGAAGGCCGCGGGCAACACCGGCAGCGTGCTGCTCACCGCGGCGCAGGAACGCGTGTTGTTCAGCCAATACAACTACTGCCGGCTGCGCGTCTGCCGATTGCGCGACCGCCTGCTGGGCGTGCGCCCCGACGGCAGCAAGAGCCGAGCCAAGCCGCTGACCGAGTACGGCCGGCGTAAAGCCCAACGCGAGATGCTCGACTGGTACGTCCGTGCGGATGCCCTGCGCACCCAGATCGCCGACACCAACCTCGCGCTGGTGCTGGCGATGGCCAAGCGGACCCGCATGCACCCCGGCGACTTCCCCGACCTCATCAGCGAGGGGAACATGGCGCTGCTGCGTGCGGCGGACAAGTTTGATGTCAGCCGTGGGTTTAAGTTCTCCACGTATGCCTGCCGTGCGATCCTCAAGGCGTTTTCGCGTCAGGGGATCAAGTTCACCAAGTACCGCGGCATGTTCCCGGTGGAGTACGACCCGTCGTTTGAGCGGTCCAACTACCAGGCCGAGAAGAACGCGGCCCACGAAGACGACTGCGCCGACGAGGTGCGTCAGATCGTGGTGGACAACCGCGCGGACCTGTCGGACGTCGAACGGACCGTGGTCGCGGCCCGGTTCAACGTGAAGCCGAATCAGCCACGTCGCCGTCGGTCCCGCAAGGCGGCCGTCGAAGCGCCCAAGTTCACCAAGACCAAAGTGGACCCGACCCAGCGTTCCGAGGACTACCAGCTGCCGGACGTGCTGCGTGACCGTGGCCCGGACGAGAAGCCGTTGACCCTCGAACAGGTCGGCAAGCTCATCGGCGTGACGAAGGAACGCGTCCGCCAGATCCAGAACAAGGCCTTGGAAAAAATCCGTGAGACGCTCGAAGACGAGTACCTCAAATGA
- the sthA gene encoding Si-specific NAD(P)(+) transhydrogenase, with product MKHYDVIVIGTGPAGQKGAIQAAKLGKKVAIIEKNNVLGGAQINTGTIPSKTLREAVIQLTGTNRRGLFGEAYRVKKNITVADLMAASQNVIRHEWDVIRGQFERNNIDLIWGAAHFEGPNLLQIVRENETEMLTADKFLVAVGTRPARPDNIPFNGRTVMTSDELLKLDRLPKTMIVVGGGVIGTEYASIMATLGVRVTLVEGRHQVLGFLDQEIAGAFQYFLRQEGITLRLGEKVSAIREVEHDRGVGDTNGNGKGELVQAELESGKKLHAETLLYAVGRQGVCGILGLDNVGITFDDRERLKVTDNYQTNVEHVYAAGDVIGFPALASTSMEQGRRAICHAFGQDVGNYNTALFPYGIYAVPEISMVGKTEEQLTEDGIPYEAGIAGYKELARGKILGDEDGMLKMLIHQETHEILGVHVMGTQATELIHIGQAVMALNGTAEFFINNVFNFPTLAEAYKVAAYNGLNKLAHIR from the coding sequence ATGAAGCATTACGACGTCATCGTCATCGGCACCGGCCCCGCGGGGCAGAAGGGCGCGATCCAGGCCGCCAAGCTCGGCAAGAAGGTCGCCATCATCGAGAAGAACAACGTCCTCGGCGGGGCGCAGATCAACACAGGCACCATCCCGTCCAAGACGCTGCGCGAGGCCGTCATCCAGCTCACCGGCACCAACCGCCGGGGGCTGTTCGGCGAGGCCTACCGCGTGAAGAAGAACATCACCGTGGCCGACCTCATGGCCGCGTCGCAGAACGTCATCCGTCACGAGTGGGACGTCATCCGCGGCCAGTTCGAACGCAACAACATCGATCTGATCTGGGGCGCGGCCCACTTCGAGGGGCCCAACCTGTTGCAGATCGTGCGTGAAAACGAAACCGAGATGCTCACCGCCGACAAGTTCCTCGTCGCGGTCGGCACCCGGCCCGCCCGGCCGGACAACATCCCGTTCAACGGCCGAACCGTGATGACCAGCGACGAGCTGCTCAAGCTCGACCGCCTGCCCAAGACCATGATCGTCGTCGGCGGCGGGGTCATCGGCACCGAGTACGCCTCGATCATGGCGACGCTGGGCGTGCGCGTCACCCTCGTCGAGGGTCGGCACCAGGTGCTGGGCTTCCTCGACCAGGAAATCGCCGGGGCGTTCCAGTACTTCCTCCGCCAGGAGGGCATCACGCTGCGTCTGGGTGAAAAGGTCAGCGCGATCCGCGAGGTCGAGCACGACCGCGGCGTGGGCGACACCAACGGCAACGGCAAGGGCGAGCTGGTCCAGGCCGAGCTCGAGTCGGGCAAGAAGCTCCACGCCGAGACGCTGCTGTACGCCGTCGGCCGGCAGGGGGTCTGCGGCATCCTGGGCCTGGACAACGTGGGCATCACGTTCGACGACCGCGAACGTCTGAAAGTTACCGACAACTACCAGACCAACGTCGAGCACGTCTACGCGGCGGGCGACGTCATCGGCTTCCCCGCACTCGCTTCGACCTCCATGGAGCAGGGCCGGCGGGCGATCTGCCACGCGTTCGGCCAGGACGTGGGCAACTACAACACCGCCCTGTTCCCCTACGGCATCTACGCGGTGCCGGAGATCTCCATGGTCGGCAAGACCGAGGAGCAGCTCACCGAAGACGGCATCCCCTACGAAGCCGGCATCGCGGGGTACAAGGAACTGGCCCGCGGCAAGATCCTCGGCGACGAGGACGGCATGCTCAAGATGCTGATCCACCAGGAAACCCACGAGATCCTCGGCGTCCACGTCATGGGCACCCAGGCCACCGAGCTGATCCACATCGGCCAGGCCGTGATGGCCCTCAACGGCACCGCCGAGTTCTTCATCAACAACGTGTTCAACTTCCCGACCCTCGCCGAGGCGTACAAGGTCGCGGCGTACAACGGGCTGAACAAGCTGGCGCACATCCGGTGA
- a CDS encoding superoxide dismutase has translation MAFEMPALPYALDALEPAIDAKTMEIHSQKHWAAYTSKLNAAVEGTPDADKSIEEILAGDMSPAVRNNGGGYYNHRLFFSTLKAPSEGNAPTGDLAAAIESDLGGFDAFKESFSNAAATRFGSGWAWLGVLPDGKLCVCSSPNQDNPLMNVDTCDCGCVPILGLDVWEHAYYLNYQNRRPDYIEAFFSVIDWDKVAELYAAAK, from the coding sequence ATGGCTTTCGAGATGCCCGCCCTGCCCTACGCCCTGGACGCCCTGGAACCCGCGATCGACGCGAAGACCATGGAAATCCACTCCCAGAAGCACTGGGCGGCCTACACCAGCAAGCTCAACGCCGCGGTCGAAGGCACCCCCGACGCCGACAAGTCCATCGAAGAGATCCTCGCCGGCGACATGTCCCCCGCCGTCCGTAACAACGGCGGCGGCTACTACAACCACCGCCTGTTCTTCAGCACCCTCAAGGCCCCGTCCGAAGGCAACGCCCCCACCGGCGACCTCGCCGCGGCCATCGAGTCCGACCTCGGCGGCTTCGACGCCTTCAAAGAGTCCTTCAGCAACGCCGCCGCCACCCGCTTCGGCTCGGGCTGGGCCTGGCTGGGCGTCCTGCCCGACGGCAAGCTCTGCGTCTGCTCGTCGCCCAACCAGGACAACCCGCTGATGAACGTCGACACCTGCGACTGCGGCTGCGTGCCGATCCTCGGCCTCGACGTCTGGGAACACGCCTACTACCTCAACTACCAAAACCGCCGCCCCGACTACATCGAAGCCTTCTTCTCGGTCATCGACTGGGACAAGGTCGCCGAGCTGTACGCCGCGGCGAAGTAA
- a CDS encoding DUF481 domain-containing protein — MKLFSLATAGLVTGSLVAASAQAGTVTLTNDDTITGTVTSQTDAGVTVEHPDLGTLNLDAAQVAGVELDESDPIYVEPPAPDFFWGWDKTLSAGVNGSDGNTDSLSIYAAFNTGYEDDTDRWAFNARLFYGEEDSVNTRNEWQANLTKDWLFPGEDHFFFTTLKYENDRFTGWEERTSGYVGVGYDVVKKENYNMIARLGVGGSYEAGVINEFTAELLLGVEGNWAIDSRSSFNYYTFFYPSLDPAFEDFRNTTGAAYVVAIDKGDGLSLRIGAENEYNSAAAAGTEKNDLKYFLALVYDF, encoded by the coding sequence ATGAAGCTGTTTTCACTCGCCACCGCCGGGCTGGTCACCGGTTCTCTCGTCGCCGCCTCGGCCCAGGCCGGCACGGTAACCCTGACCAACGACGACACCATCACCGGCACCGTCACCAGCCAGACCGACGCCGGCGTCACCGTCGAGCACCCCGACCTGGGCACGCTCAACCTCGACGCAGCCCAGGTCGCGGGCGTCGAACTCGACGAATCCGACCCGATCTACGTCGAGCCGCCCGCCCCCGACTTCTTCTGGGGCTGGGACAAGACCCTCTCGGCCGGCGTCAACGGCAGCGACGGCAACACCGACAGCCTCAGCATCTACGCCGCGTTCAACACCGGCTACGAAGACGACACCGACCGCTGGGCCTTCAACGCCCGCCTCTTCTACGGCGAGGAAGACAGCGTCAATACCCGTAACGAATGGCAGGCCAACCTCACCAAGGACTGGCTGTTCCCCGGCGAAGACCACTTCTTCTTCACGACCCTGAAATACGAAAACGACCGCTTCACCGGCTGGGAAGAACGGACCTCCGGCTACGTGGGCGTCGGCTACGACGTCGTCAAGAAAGAGAACTACAACATGATCGCCCGGCTGGGTGTCGGTGGTTCCTACGAAGCGGGCGTGATCAACGAGTTCACCGCCGAGCTCCTGCTGGGCGTCGAGGGCAACTGGGCGATCGATAGCCGGTCGTCGTTCAACTACTACACGTTCTTCTACCCCTCGCTCGACCCCGCATTCGAAGACTTCCGCAACACCACCGGCGCGGCTTACGTCGTCGCGATCGACAAAGGCGACGGCCTGAGCCTCCGCATCGGCGCCGAGAACGAGTACAACTCCGCCGCCGCCGCGGGCACCGAAAAGAACGACCTGAAGTACTTCCTGGCGCTGGTCTACGACTTCTAA